The following proteins come from a genomic window of Pirellula staleyi DSM 6068:
- a CDS encoding response regulator — translation MDVHYQTNMETKIRRAGNRTKAVPVNTRVASRKLRVLLVNEWGGQLAPLIDVCQRWGHEARTARGGCDALRVAASQHPDVVLVGTDFPEMNTCQMSRQLRRDFPRDACFLIAVTNSLDDGCREQLSEVGFDLALPAPVSIAVVETLLILESLRAVPATAVATRGALPAKPSRSSA, via the coding sequence ATGGACGTTCACTATCAAACCAACATGGAAACGAAGATTCGAAGGGCCGGAAATCGAACCAAAGCAGTCCCCGTGAACACCCGGGTTGCCAGCCGAAAACTACGCGTGCTGCTGGTGAACGAATGGGGCGGGCAGCTGGCACCGCTGATCGACGTCTGCCAGCGCTGGGGGCATGAGGCACGGACGGCTCGCGGAGGCTGCGATGCCTTGCGAGTAGCCGCCTCGCAGCACCCTGATGTGGTGCTGGTGGGAACCGATTTCCCGGAAATGAATACCTGTCAAATGAGCCGACAGCTGCGTCGCGACTTTCCTCGCGATGCCTGCTTTTTAATCGCTGTGACCAACTCCCTCGACGACGGTTGTCGCGAGCAGTTGAGCGAAGTCGGTTTTGATCTTGCTCTGCCAGCTCCTGTCAGCATTGCAGTCGTCGAGACGCTGCTGATTCTCGAGTCGCTACGTGCGGTGCCTGCCACTGCCGTAGCGACTCGGGGAGCTTTACCAGCCAAGCCATCGCGTTCTTCTGCCTAG
- a CDS encoding DUF2294 domain-containing protein: protein MSKADLNVAEQLAAVIEKYQLERTGHAPTSVSVILGEDTLVVTLRDALTKAERTLAQTREGAARVQEFHRKLFASSEDQLSAEILRITGRKVQESAAEIQPDTGTVVHAFTTGAMVQMFMLTKEEPPPLSDETKSELVIDKGKDGGMGQGHDEGGSG, encoded by the coding sequence ATGAGCAAAGCAGACTTGAATGTCGCTGAGCAACTCGCTGCAGTCATTGAAAAATATCAACTCGAGCGGACAGGACATGCCCCCACTTCGGTCTCGGTGATTCTCGGTGAAGACACCCTCGTCGTCACCTTGCGTGATGCTTTAACCAAAGCCGAACGAACGTTAGCGCAAACCCGTGAAGGGGCTGCGCGAGTACAAGAGTTTCACCGCAAATTGTTTGCGAGTTCGGAAGACCAGCTCAGTGCAGAAATCTTGCGGATTACGGGACGCAAGGTGCAGGAGTCGGCAGCAGAGATTCAGCCGGACACTGGGACTGTGGTGCACGCGTTTACGACCGGAGCCATGGTGCAAATGTTCATGCTGACCAAAGAAGAGCCTCCGCCCCTTTCCGATGAGACCAAGTCTGAATTGGTCATCGACAAGGGGAAAGATGGCGGAATGGGACAGGGTCACGACGAAGGTGGCTCCGGCTAA
- a CDS encoding DUF3309 family protein: MLGTILLVILILMLLGAIPLWPHSRSWGALPSGGLGLVVIVVVILLLLGRI, from the coding sequence ATGTTAGGTACCATTCTGCTCGTCATCTTGATCCTCATGCTGCTCGGTGCCATTCCCCTTTGGCCACACAGTCGCAGCTGGGGTGCCCTACCAAGTGGTGGTCTAGGGCTGGTAGTGATCGTCGTTGTGATCTTGCTGCTACTCGGCAGGATTTAG
- a CDS encoding DUF2294 domain-containing protein, with protein sequence MLKTQGEIESAICDGISRFQLEFMGRGPRAIRTHVMDDVVFIRLQGVLTAAEQHLVKALPPDKGRDLLKQVRSQLVEIARTALDTMISDITGIPVVSLHHDISTVSGEEIIVFTLSAAPIFRTSSRGK encoded by the coding sequence ATGTTGAAAACTCAAGGTGAGATTGAATCGGCGATCTGCGATGGAATCTCTCGATTCCAGCTCGAGTTCATGGGACGTGGCCCCCGCGCGATTCGCACGCACGTGATGGACGATGTGGTGTTTATCCGCTTGCAAGGCGTGCTAACTGCGGCCGAGCAGCACCTGGTGAAAGCGCTGCCACCGGATAAAGGACGCGATCTGCTGAAGCAGGTGCGCTCGCAATTGGTCGAGATTGCCCGGACTGCACTTGACACCATGATCAGCGACATCACCGGCATTCCAGTCGTGAGTTTGCATCACGATATTAGCACCGTGAGTGGCGAGGAGATTATTGTTTTCACGTTGAGCGCCGCCCCGATCTTTCGGACCTCCTCGCGCGGCAAATAG